Proteins encoded together in one Portunus trituberculatus isolate SZX2019 chromosome 39, ASM1759143v1, whole genome shotgun sequence window:
- the LOC123515413 gene encoding mucosa-associated lymphoid tissue lymphoma translocation protein 1-like: MELDVVQANELVEELPNRIVESILHELSKDNAWQKVANKLKEGGENIMSTKYKMNNFSPERELLTNLMNKYPLKVKTLQIILEQCQIYGALRIINTNDPAEILEPKEDKLYLVPLGGNLTLHVKVNGSPFPEIQWCFNGNPLIGKTFPLLMLENISLRDVGEYTCKIKQGLRAELTSAKCIVKLEDTPPRISTDLNDVHIKTSEDLTLSFEAIGYPEPKTFRWFKNGNNFRVTEYPQLIIRGADVNNAGEYRCEASNPLGSCTTRTAVVKVQDSIMMCSEEIQIIQQPTASEVYYAGDWMYLTCKVHYCKDVKFVCFLNNKVLTGNDDVVLTTSSSGNQHSCILIYHMTEEQVEKENVKQLCFKFGINGQVMSDDVRVEVKTRTIKKTLTARNKWALLIGNSRYQELDELPASRKDIHMLKKNFKKLGFRVFMFNDLKRSGIQNAVKKFVSFVQEGDYVSFYYAGHGVHNNGQDYIIPVDAGMKHISRPQNVCLPEQYIPFDECISHVWIANVLQKHEPALIFSIYDSCRRMKQKFEKYQSNSSEDSYQIASKNSFTLFATSENYEAFEREEVDTSCLIDTLLSIMTHKISVQKLSNKVLERFDSLGETKGKQVPKVCGDLAQSRSLADPSHPRGIDESECGVLKKWEQFASGRGRIQHIISLGDTKIEESIYWNIEPCEDGVTWIITNSLPLTINLSHTSSNMQEINVHIKLNTELKLLQDSRKLNGSLTVQFLVHDLQELKDHIQLELYFTYKGQQYKQEMLVETPAISQQFYRGNQID, from the exons ATGGAGCTGGATGTAGTACAGGCAAATGAATTAGTGGAAGAACTTCCAAATAGAATTGTGGAAAGCATCTTACATGAACTAAGTAAGGATAATGCGTGGCAGAAAGTGGCAAATAaactgaaggaaggaggtgaaaaTATAATGAG TACCAAATATAAGATGAATAACTTCTCCCCTGAAAGAGAGCTCCTCACTAATCTCATGAACAAATATCCTTTGAAAGTGAAAACGCTTCAGATTATCCTGGAACAATGTCAGATATATGGTGCTTTAAGAATTATAAATACTAATG ATCCAGCAGAAATCCTGGAACCAAAAGAAGACAAACTCTACCTTGTGCCTTTAGGTGGGAATTTGACATTGCATGTGAAAGTAAATGGGTCTCCCTTTCCTGAAATTCAGTGGTGCTTTAATGGCAACCCTTTGATAGGGAAGACTTTCCCTCTACTGATGCTGGAAAATATCAG CCTGAGAGATGTAGGAGAATATACCTGCAAGATCAAGCAGGGCCTGAGAGCAGAACTGACTTCAGCTAAGTGCATCGTGAAACTGGAGGACACACCTCCCAGAATTTCCACGGACCTCAATGATGTACATATAAAAACAAGTgaagat TTGACTTTGTCCTTTGAGGCAATTGGATATCCTGAACCCAAGACCTTCAGATGGTTTAAAAATGGAAACAACTTTAGAGTAACAGAGTATCCACAACTAATA ATAAGAGGTGCAGATGTCAATAATGCTGGTGAATACCGCTGTGAGGCTTCCAATCCACTGGGAAGCTGCACCACAAGGACAGCTGTTGTGAAG GTTCAGGACTCCATCATGATGTGTTCAGAAGAAATTCAAATAATTCAGCAGCCGACAGCAAGTGAAGTGTATTATGCTGGTGACTGGATGTACCTCACCTGTAAAGTTCATTATTGTAAAGATGTgaagtttgtttgtttccttaataATAAAGTACTTACAG GAAACGATGATGTTGTTCTCACCACATCATCTTCAGGAAATCAGCACTCTTGTATACTAATATATCATATGACTGAAGAAcaagtggagaaagaaaatgtcaaacAGTTATGTTTCAAATTTGGAATTAATGGTCAGGTGATGTCTGATGATGTCAGAGTGGAAGTGAAGACAAGAACTATTAAGAAAACTCTAACAG caagAAACAAATGGGCATTACTGATTGGAAATTCTCGCTATCAAGAACTGGATGAACTTCCTGCTTCAAGAAAGGATATCCATATGCTGAAGAAGAACTTCAAGAAATTAGGATTTAGAGTGTTTATGTTCAATGATTTAAAAAGGTCTGGAATCCAGAATGCTGTAAAGAAATTTGTATCATTCGTACAAGAAGGAGACTATG tttcatTCTATTATGCTGGACATGGTGTCCATAACAATGGGCAAGACTACATTATTCCTGTGGATGCTGGAATGAAACATATATCAAGACCACAAAATGTTTGTCTTCCGGAGCAGTACATACCTTTTGATGAGTGCATATCCCATGTGTGGATAGCAAATGTCCTGCAGAAACATGAACCAGCTCTCATATTTTCAATATATGATAGTTGCCGGAGGATGAAGCAAAAGTTTGAAAA ATATCAATCAAATTCATCAGAAGATAGTTACCAGATTGCATCCAAAAATTCCTTCACCTTATTTGCTACATCAGAGAATTATGAAGCTTTtgaaagagaagaggtggaTACTTCGTGTCTTATTGACACATTGCTAAGCATCATGACTCACAAGATATCAGTTCAGAAACTTTCAAACAAAGTATTGGAGA gATTTGATTCCCTGGGAGAAACAAAAGGTAAACAAGTGCCCAAAGTCTGTGGTGACTTGGCACAGTCTCGGTCACTAGCCGACCCTTCTCACCCACGAGGAATTGATGAATCAG AATGTGGTGTTCTTAAGAAGTGGGAACAGTTTGCAAGTGGTAGAGGGAGAATACAACACATT attTCATTGGGAGATACAAAAATAGAGGAGAGTATTTATTGGAATATTGAACCATGTGAAGATGGGGTTACGTGGATCATCACCAATTCTTTGCCATTGACCATAAACTTATCCCATACATCCTCTAACATGCAGGAAATAAATGTCCACATAAAATTGAACACTGAACTAAAG ttattGCAGGACTCTCGGAAGCTAAATGGTAGTCTGACTGTGCAGTTCTTAGTTCATGATCTTCAAGAGTTGAAG GATCACATACAACTAGAACTTTACTTCACCTATAAAGGACAGCAGTATAAGCAAGAAATGCTTGTGGAAACTCCAGCAATCTCTCAACAGTTCTATAGAGGCAATCAAATAGACTAA
- the LOC123515414 gene encoding uncharacterized protein LOC123515414 encodes MRVSWISGVAVLVLTVALVHAGPVPDEESSTGSKTFHAIRQFFSPVTNYFSSIPSKTPSDIADDVRGTVDNVRDWASENEAIQALRGALNPVRDWIKDKANVVKDQTFSDMYDNVKTSMHNIDQRVGTWLEENTSK; translated from the exons ATGCGTGTGTCCTGGATCTCCGGAGTCGCCGTGCTGGTGCTGACTGTCGCCTTGGTGCACGCCGGGCCAGTGCCTGATGAGGAGAGCAGCAC CGGCTCCAAGACCTTCCACGCCATCAGGCAGTTCTTCAGTCCTGTCACGAACTACTTCAGCAGCATTCCCTCCAAAACACCATCTGACATTGCCGATGACGTCAGAGGCACG GTTGACAATGTGCGTGACTGGGCCAGCGAGAACGAGGCCATCCAGGCACTGCGAGGCGCTCTCAACCCCGTCAGGGATTGGATcaag GATAAGGCCAATGTCGTGAAGGACCAGACGTTCAGTGACATGTACGACAACGTGAAGACCTCCATGCATAACATTGACCAGAGAGTCGGCACGTGGCTGGAGGAGAACACATCAAAAtaa